The Bradyrhizobium sp. B097 genome contains the following window.
GGCCTTTCGATACTCCGCGTAGGGCGGCGGCGTTACGGACGGAAGTATCGTCAGGTTGACGCCGAATGGCTTGTCGGTCATCGACCGGCAACGATCGATCTCCCGTCGAAGATCGTCCGGTGTCGATTGGGTCAAAGCCGTGATGACGCCCAACCCGCCAGCGTTGGAGACCGCGCTAGCGAGTTCAGCCCGCCCCACCCACATCATGCCGCCCTGCATGATGGGATGGAGGACACCGACAAGCTCCGTAAAGCGAGTTTGGAAAGTCATCCCAAAGCCTCAACGATCGTCACGTTGGCGATGCCACCGCCTTCACACATCGTCTGGAGGCCATACCGCTTGCCGCGGGCTCTTAGAGCGTGGACCAGGGTCGTAAGGAGTTTCGTGCCCGAAGCGCCGAGCGGGTGACCGAGAGCAATCGCGCCGCCGTTGACATTGAGCTTTGCAGGGTCGGCCTCGATCGCCTGAAGCCAGGCGAGCGGCACTGGAGCGAATGCCTCGTTGACCTCGTAGAGATCGATTTCGCCGATTTTCATTCCCGCCTTCGCGAGAGCTCGTCGGGTCGCGTTGATCGGCTCTTCAAGCATGATGACGGGGTCGCCGGCAGTCACCGTAAAACCGACGATGCGCGCGATCGGCTTCAGATTATGGTCCTTCAGGGCCTTTTCACTGACGACCAGTGCAGCAGAGGCGCCGTCGCAGATTTGACTCGCATTTGCGGCACTGACGACGCCATTCTCCTTCAGAAGCTTGACCGAGCCGATTGACTCCAGCGAAGCGTCGAATCGAATTCCTTCGTCGAGGGTGTGCTCACCTCCCTCGATCTTGAGGGGAACGATCTCATTCTTGAAGGCTCCAGATTTCGTCGCCTCCGCCGCACGCCGATGGCTTTCGAGAGCGAACCGGTCCAAGGTCAGCCGATCAAACCCATACTTCTTTGCGATCATCTCGGCGCCCTCAAACTGACTGAAGGATTCTACGCCAAACCGCTTTTGAATGCGGTCGCTGATTGGGCCGGTCCCAATGCCCTCCTTCTGGTGCAATGAAATGTTCGAGAACATCGGCACGCGCGTCATGCTTTCCGCGCCCGCCGCGATCACGACGTCCTGAGTGCCGGACATCACGGCTTGGGCGGCGAACTGAACGGCTTGCTGAGAGCTGCCGCATTGCCTATCGATCGTCACGGCCGGAACGGACCCCGGGAGCTTCGAGGCAAGAACCGCATTCCGTCCGAAGGCGAACGCCTGCTCGCCGGCCTGCGTCACGCAACCCAGGATCACGTCCTCAACGGCGCCCGGATCAATTCCCGCGCGATCGACGACCGCGTTGAGGGTTTCCGCTGCCATGTTGGCGGGATGCCAACCAGCCAGCTTGCCGTTACGCCTGCCACCCGCCGTCCGTACCGCTTCGACGATATAAGCTTCCGCCATGGCCTGTTCCTTTTCATCCGTTTGAATTTCGACGAGCGGCGAATGCCGCGACACGGCGACGTGATTCTTCGGAGCCACCCAGCTCGGCAATGCTCCACATCTCCAACTCGAGCTGCGTCTCCAACGTGCTTTCGTAGCTTTCGAGTAGGAGACGGCGCACGGCGCCGAGCGCCGCCGCCGGCTCTGCCGCAAGCTTCGCAGCAATTTCAGCGCCGGTAGCAAGCAGCCTCTCCCCGTCGACGATGCGCGTAACGAGACCAATTCGCTCGGCCTCGTCGCTCGGCACGCGTCGATTAGACAAGATGATCTCCTGCGCTCGCCTAAGGCCAACCACTCGCGGTAGCAGCCAGCTCATCCCTCCGTCCGGGCTGAGACCTAAGGCGGTATAGGCTGCGCAGAAGTGCGCTGACCGCGCTGCCAACGCAAAGTCACCGATCATTGCGAGGCTCATGCCAGCGCCGGCTGCAGGGCCGTTCACAAGCGTAATCAGCGGCTTTCGCATGTACATGAGGCGCACAATCGCCGCGTGAAGCGTTCCCGCCAAATTCTCCAGAAATGCCGATACGTCGGTGCCAGCCGCGGCGAAAGCACTGACGTCGCCGCCTCCGCAAAACAACTTTCCGCGGCCGGTCAGAATGACGCAGCGAATATCATCATCCTCATCGCAACGCTCGGCAGCCTTCAGAAGAGCGAGGGCCATGGCAGGGTCAATCGTGTTCCCGTGGTTCGGGCGCGACAAGGTCAGCGTCGCAACTTTATCGACACAGGAGAGTTCGACCGGACCGCTCATAATGGGTCCTCCAGTGCGCGAACCGCCAGCGTCGCCAGTTCCGGAAACGTCTTTCCGCGCTCGATGGCCTGGGTCGACGAAGCGGTCCCGCGCAGCGCGCGACCGGCTATGCCGTGCATGATCGCCGCAAGCCGAAAGAAGTTGAAAGCAACGTAGAACTGCCAGTCTGCAATCGCGTCGCGACCGGTCGCTCGACAATAGCTTTCGATGTACTCTGCTTCTCTCGGGATATTGAGAGCGGCCAGATCTGCTCCCGCCAGGCCGGCAACGATGTGCGGAGGCATGCGGTACATCATCGCGTGGTAGGCGAAGTCCGCAAGAGGATGTCCGAGAGTCGATAGTTCCCAGTCGAGCACTGCGACGACCCGCGGCTCGCTCGGATGAAAGATCAAATTGTCGCAACGAAAGTCGCCATGGACGATGGAGACCTCGTCGCCGCTGGGAACCAACCCAGGAAGCTCCTTGACGAGGCGCTCCATGTTTGCGTCACGGCCGGCGTCCGGATCTTCCTGATACTGTCGGGACCAGCGACTTATCTGCCGTGCGAAGTAGCTCCCGGGCTTGCCGTAGTCGCCCAAACCGATCGAAGCAGGGTCAACGGAGTGCAATTGCGCGATCACGTCGCACATGGCGTTGAAGTAGGAAGGACGCGCGTCTCGGCTTACTCCGGGGAAGGTTGCATTCCAGAAGATTCGGCCCTCCACCAGCTGCATCACATAGAACTCGCTTCCAATGACGGACCTGTCGGCGCAATAGCCGTCAATGCGCGCCACGGGAAATCCGACTTGCGACAGCGCGCGCTGTACGCGTGCTTCGCGGTCGACCGCGTGCGCGCCGGAAACCAACGCCCCCGGCGGTTTGCGTCGGAGCACATAAACGCCATCCGCGGACTGAAGACGATACGTCGGGTTCGATTGACCTCCCTTGAATTTGGAGACGTTGAGAGGCCCCCGAAACCCGTCGACGTTAGACGACATCCAGCGCGACAAGGCATCCTCGTCGAGACGATGGGTATTGGATGGCTCTGCCAATCCGGAGTTTGCAGCTTCGTCGAGGGCGCTCACGGGTTCGCCTTCCGCCAGTCGCGTTTGATCTTCTTCGCGAGCGACCATTTGTGCACCTCGGTGGGACCGTCATAGATGCGAAATGCACGAACCTCGCGAAACACCTGTTCGACGATGGTTTCGTTGGTGACACCCGTCCCGCCCATGACCTGGACGCAACGATCCGCGACCCGCATGAGCGCCTCGCTCACCGCGACTTTGGCCATGGAGCTCTCGTTTGTTCCAAGCGAACCAGTGTCGAGGACGCTGGCACACCAGGCGATCATCAACTCAGCCTGTTTGAGGTCGATCAGGTTGTCGGCAAGCATGAAGCCAACTCCCTCGTGATCGATGAGCGTCTTGCCGAACGCCTGCCTGCGATTGGCGTACCTGGTCGCGATCTCGTTGGCCCGAATGCAGGCGCCCAGCCAACGCATGCAGTGCGACAGCCTGGCCGGCGCAAGCCGGATCTGTGCGTACTTGAACCCCTCACCCGGGTGTCCGAGCATTTGATCGGCCGGGATGCGCAGATTACGGATGGTCACGACGGCGTGGCCGCCCGGCATGGAACTGTCGATCGTGTTGGGCACGTGATCGATGGTGATTGCAGGATCGGGCAAATCGACGAGGAACATGCAGGCGCCCTCCTCGGCCTTTGCCATAACGATGCCGACCTGGGCTCCGCGAGCACCTGTGATGAACGCCTTGCGTCCATTCACAACCCACTGGTTTCCGTCCAGACGACAGGTCGTGGTCATCATCGATGGGTCGGATCCTGCTCCGCCCTCTTCGGCCGGTTCAGTCATAAAGAAGGCGGACCGAGCGCACCCCTCGACGAGTGGCTTTAGAAAGCGCTCCTTGATCTCTGGTGAGCCGATTTTGCCCAGAAGGTACATATTGCCTTCATCGGGAGCCGCCGTGTTGCACGCGAGCGGCCCGAGCGGCGATAGCCCCGTCTTGGCTAGAACGATTGCGGTTTCGCTCTGCGTGAGGTGCGAACCATCGGGCAGGATGTGCGGCGTCAATACGCCCGCAGCCCGCGCCAATTCACGCAGCTCTGCGACCAACTCGTCCTTGGGGCAATCATGATGATCTCGCCGGGGATCGCGTTCGAACGGAACCACGACGTCCCGAACGAAGCGCTCGACGCGATCCGCGATCTCTTGAGTACGCTCCGCGCCGAACCCGCTCATTTCGGTGCCATCCGGATTGCGCCGTCGAGGCGGATTGTTTCGCCGTTGAGCATCGGATTGGCGACGATGGACTCGACCATCTGGGCGAATTCGGACGGGTGACCGAGGCGGCTCGGAAATGGAACCTGCTTGCCGAGCGACTTCTGTGCCTCTTCCGGAAGCGACATCAGCAGCGGTGTAAGGAAGATGCCCGGCGCGATCGTCATCACCCGGATGCCATAACGCGCGAACTCACGAGCAAGGGGCAGTGTCATGCCGACGATTCCACCCTTTGATGCTGAATAGGCGGCTTGGCCGATCTGGCCATCGTATGCAGCTACGCTGGCCGTATTGACGACAACGCCCCGCTCCTCACCGACGGTATCGGCCGCATGAAGGCGGGCGGCAAATTTCGAGAGCACGTTAAAGCTGCCGATCAGATTGACGTTGATGGTCCTGGCGAAGTCGCGCAGCGGCAGCGCCTTGCCGTCTCGACCAATCGCTTTACCGGGCGGTCCGAGGCCGGCGCAGTTGACCAGGATGCGCGCCTTGCCGTGCATGCGCTCAGCTGCCTCGAGCGCCTGTTCGACGCCGTCTTCGTCAGTCACGTCGGCTTTGATGAAGTGCCCGCCGATGGTCTTGGCGTGAGCCTCGCCCAACTCGGTGTTGAGGTCCAGGATGGCAACCTTGGCGCCCGCGGCGGCCAGTAGCTCAGCCGTGGCGCCCCCAAGACCAGACGCGCCGCCGGTCACAATGGCGGCTGTTCCTTTGATTTGCATGATTGTCCTTTGCCCTTTCCGGTGTTCAGATTTCGATCGCCATTGCCGTCGCTTCGCCGCCCCCAATGCAGAGGCTGGCCAGACCGCGCCTGAGACCCCGCGCCTTAAGCGCAGCTATCAACGTGACAATGATCCGGGCGCCACTTGCGCCGATGGGATGACCGAGGGCGGTCGCACCGCCGTTGACGTTGAGTTTCTCGGCCGGAATGTCGAGCTCGCGTGCAGCGATCATCGCCACAACGGCAAATGCCTCGTTGATCTCGTAGAGATCGACCTGCGAGGCGGACCACCCCGCTTTGGCGAGGGCCTTCTGAATCGCAGGTGCGGGAGCGGTCGTGAAGAGAGCCGGCGCATGAGCGTGCGCAGCGTGTGCGCGGATTGTGGCGGCGATTGGAAGCCCGAGCTTCTCGGCGATGCTTCGACGGGTCATCACGAGAGCAGCGGCCCCATCAGAGATGGACGACGCGTTGGCAGGGGTGATGGTGCCGTCAGCCGCGAACGCCGGCTTCAGCAGAGATATCTTCTCGGGCTTAGCCTTTCCTGGCTGCTCGTCCGTGTCGACGACCGGACCATTCTTGGCGGCCGCCGGCATAGCGACGATCTCGTCGGCAAATGCGCCGCTGGAGATCGCAGTCCGAGCTCGATCCAAGGACCGGAGCGCATATGCGTCTTGCGCGTCGCGACCGAACTGATATTCGCGCGCAGCGTCTTCCGCGAAGGCACCCATGGCCTTGCCTGGAATGTATGCATCCTCCAATCCATCCATCATCATCGTGTCCACGATGCGGTCGTGCCCGATGCGCGCGCCACCGCGATGCTTGGGCAGGGCATACGGAGCATTCGTCATGCTCTCCATGCCACCTGCAACGACGACGTCGGCTGAGCCCACGGCGAGCGCATCATGGGCCAGGATCGCGGCTTGCATGCCCGAACCGCACATCTTGTTGACAGTGGTCGCCTGCGCGCTCAATGGCAGTCCCGCTCCCAACGCGACTTGTCGTGCGGGAGCTTGACCGAGCGCGGCCGGTAGCACGCATCCCATCATGACCTGATTGACCCGCTCCGCCTCGATGCCAGCACGTTCAACCGCCGCTTTCGTTGCCGCCGCACCGAGTTCGGTGGCCTTGAAGCGAGCGAGCGCGCCCTGAAAGGACCCGATAGGCGTACGCGCGTAGCTCGCGATTACAACTGGATCGGACATGGACATGGAGACCTTCCGTTGGTTTCGAGGCTAGTCGCGAGCGGTCGCCTCTCGGGCGAGTTCGCGCGCAATGACCATTCGCTGGATGTCCGAGGTGCCTTCGTAGATCTGGCAGACGCGCACATCTCGATAGATCTTGGCGACGGAGAAATCCTCCAGATAGCCGTAGCCACCGAAGGTCTGCAGCGCACCGGAGACCACCGCCTCGGCCGTCTCGGATGCAACAAGCTTGGCCATTGACGCTTCTTTGAGACACGGCAGAGCCGCGTCCTTCATTGCGGCCGCATGCAACACCAGTTGATGAGCCGCTTCTAGTCGAGCGGCGAGGTCGGCGAGGCGGAACCCGACGGCTTGATGCGAAATGATCGGCGCGCCGAAGCTCTTTCGCTCGCCCGCATATTTGGTAGCCGCCTCGAGAGCCGCACGAGCCATCCCAACACATTGGGCAGCGATGCCGATGCGGCCGGCCTCGAGATTGGAGAGCGCGATTGAATAACCGGCGCCCTCCTGACCAAGTCGCATCTCTCCTTCGACGTAAACATCGTCGAACCGCAGCGCGCAAGTGTCTGACGCAGCTTGTCCTAACTTGCTCTCAACCCTCTCGACGCTGTAACCGGGACTATCGGTGCGGACGAGAAAGGCTGTAATACCCCGCTTGCCTGCAGAAGGGTCTGTGACGGCGAATACGATGGCGAGTCCAGCTGTTCGACCGGACGAGATGAACTGCTTCGCACCGTTAAGCTTGTAACCAGACCCCGCACGGGTCGCGCGCGTCCTCAACGCAGATGCGTCAGAACCTGCCTCCGCCTCCGTGAGAGCGAACGCACCGATCATTCGACCGGAAATGAGTGAAGGCAGAAAGCTTGCTCGCTGTGCCGGCGTGCCATCCTTGAGGAGGCCGGATACGATCAGGCTGTTCTGGATGCTGAGGATAGTCGATAGCGCGCCGTCCGCTGCCGCGATTTCGATGAGCGAGGCTGCATAGGAGACGTAGTCCGCGCCCGCTCCGCCCTGTTCTTCGGGTGCGATCATTCCCATGAGACCAAGGCCCGCAAGTTCCTCAAAGAGCTGCGCTGGATATCCCTTGGCCTGTTCGAAATCGCGCGCGTGGGGAGCAATTCGCTGTTGGGCGAATTTTCGCACCTCATCGCGTATTGCCGCCTGAGTTTCACTGAGGATCACGACGCACCCCCCGCCGAGCTTTCGCCGCAGGTCACGCCAGAGCAACCGAACGCGAGCGCGAAAACGAACCACGGACAGAGTGATGAAGCCGTTGTTTTCATTTAACTCTTGCCGATTCTCTCGGCCCCTCCCCGGGTGAAACGTTCCGCGCTTCTGTGGTGGCGCTAAAAAATGATATTGACGTCATATTACTGAACAGGTGGTCTCGTCAAGCCGGGGCGCGTATCGCTTGTGACCGAAGTCGAGAGGCTGGCGCTTGGACGCACGACCACCGCGTCTTATCCCGGAGCCGGAATTCGAGGCCGAAAGGCTTCACTGCCCCTGAGGCGCTACATGGACGTCGATGGCCGCCAAGTCGGTCGATACAGGGCCGGTGACGCCGAAGGCGTGAAAACCATCGACACGGACAACATGCGAATCCAAGCGAACCCAAACGAAGATAGCTCGGAACACTGTTCGATCTGAGCCCATCCGCCATCGACGCACAGCTCGTTCGCTGTCACGCAGGCTGAACATCAGCGGCGAAGAACAGAGCAGCTCTTGGCCATCGCACCGATGGTGCCGCTGCGGTGGGCTGGAATGAGGGCGCCCGTCTATTCGATCACCTCCTCGCTCATTCCCGTTCTACGCGCGAAAATCCGTGTCGATCAGCCGACGCCATAGCGTTCACCGCATCGCTTTGGTAGGCCTCTTTCTGGGCCGCGATTTGGCACCGTAGCGTATGCCGTCCATGAGCAAGCCCACCATCCGTTGCGGATCAGTGGGTTCGCCGCAATGAGGCGGCACGCACAGCATCGCAACCGCGTGGATCAGCTCATGGGGCTTGATTCCGCCTCGTATCGCACCGGCCGCTTCCGCTTTATCCAGCAACCTCTGAAGCGCAGGCCCTAGCCGCTGCTGGAAATAGGCGGGCAGTCCTTCCAAAGCCGGATCGCCCGAGTTCAAGGCTGCTGCCAATCCACGATGAGCAGCTATGAAGTCGACGTAGCTCTCCACCCATCGAGAAAGCGCCTCGCCCGGCGGGTCTTTCGCCGCAAGGGCCAGCACCGCATCGACGCTTTCATCGACCTCCTTGCGATAGACCGCCACGATGAGGTCAGACCGGGTCGGAAAGTGGCGATAGAGAGTGCCGACGCCGACTCCCGCCCTTTCCGCGATCTCGCGCATCGGGACATCCACGCCTGAAGTGGCGAAGTCCTTAGCGGCCGTCTGCAGAAGAACCTCTATGTTGCGCTGCGCGTCGGCCCGCACGCGCCGCCGCCTGCCCGAGCGGGCCGTGGCTGCGCCCTCCGGTCTCTCGCTGTGGTCCGTCAACGCTGCCCCTTGATAACCGGAATGCTATTCCACATATTGCTAAGTGGACACGCGTTCCACATATAGTGCGAACGCGCGCCTTTGCCCACCCTCAAGCGGAGTTCAAAGCATGCAAAATAACAAGCGCGTCGCCCTGGTAACCGGAGCGAACAAAGGTATCGGCCTGCAGATCGCCAAGGATCTCGCAAAGGAGGGCTTTGCCGTTCTCATAGGCTCTCGCAGGCTTGAGGCGTGCGATGCCGTCATCAGCAGCGTGGCGGCCGACGCCCAGGCGGTCCAACTCGACGTCACCGACGCTGCCTCTATCGCCGCCGCGGCGAAGCACATCCGCAAGACCTACGGCCGGCTCGACGTTCTCGTGAACAACGCCGGCGTCTCGCACGCCGGTCCCCAAAGCCGGACACCCGAGCAAATCATGGGCGAGACCTATCTGTCGGTTGTGACCATGGATGAATTGCGCGCGGTGTATGAGACCAACCTGTTTGGCGTTGTCGCCGTAACGCAGGCGATGCTGCCCCTGCTGCGCGAGGCGGCTGCGGCAAGAATTGTCAACGTATCGAGCATGACCGGGTCTCTGACGAAGAACGCCGACCCGTCACATCCGATGCGCCAATATGCCGGCAGCTATTCGTCGTCGAAGACGGCTCTCAACGCGGTCACGCAGGCATTCGCGATCGAGCTTGAAAAGACCAACATCAAGGTCAACGCCGTCTGCCCCGGATTTACGGCGACCGACAACAACAAGTTCATGGGCCCCGGCACGGTCGAGGAGGCCGCGCGTGAGCCCGTCCGTGTCGCCTTGCTCGGCCCAGACGGCCCATCGGGAAAATTCACCAATTTCGAAGGCATGATCCCGTGGTGAGCGACATCAAATTCGCAGTCAATCCCTACATTACCAGGAGTAGATAGTGAGCATTCAGTCTTGGCAGATCGGTGATGTAAAGGTCACCAAAATCCTCGAAAGCGAAGGACCAAGTCCTTACCCGATGATACCGGAGGCGACACCTGAGGCGGTGCTTCCCATGAAGTGGATGCCCCCGGGTCTTTTGACCGAAACCGGCGATCTTATCCTGAGTTTCCACGCTCTTCTGGTCGAAACCGGCAATCTGAAGATCGTCGTGGACACCTGCGTCGGC
Protein-coding sequences here:
- a CDS encoding acetyl-CoA C-acetyltransferase, with product MAEAYIVEAVRTAGGRRNGKLAGWHPANMAAETLNAVVDRAGIDPGAVEDVILGCVTQAGEQAFAFGRNAVLASKLPGSVPAVTIDRQCGSSQQAVQFAAQAVMSGTQDVVIAAGAESMTRVPMFSNISLHQKEGIGTGPISDRIQKRFGVESFSQFEGAEMIAKKYGFDRLTLDRFALESHRRAAEATKSGAFKNEIVPLKIEGGEHTLDEGIRFDASLESIGSVKLLKENGVVSAANASQICDGASAALVVSEKALKDHNLKPIARIVGFTVTAGDPVIMLEEPINATRRALAKAGMKIGEIDLYEVNEAFAPVPLAWLQAIEADPAKLNVNGGAIALGHPLGASGTKLLTTLVHALRARGKRYGLQTMCEGGGIANVTIVEALG
- a CDS encoding enoyl-CoA hydratase/isomerase family protein, which encodes MSGPVELSCVDKVATLTLSRPNHGNTIDPAMALALLKAAERCDEDDDIRCVILTGRGKLFCGGGDVSAFAAAGTDVSAFLENLAGTLHAAIVRLMYMRKPLITLVNGPAAGAGMSLAMIGDFALAARSAHFCAAYTALGLSPDGGMSWLLPRVVGLRRAQEIILSNRRVPSDEAERIGLVTRIVDGERLLATGAEIAAKLAAEPAAALGAVRRLLLESYESTLETQLELEMWSIAELGGSEESRRRVAAFAARRNSNG
- a CDS encoding phosphotransferase, whose translation is MSALDEAANSGLAEPSNTHRLDEDALSRWMSSNVDGFRGPLNVSKFKGGQSNPTYRLQSADGVYVLRRKPPGALVSGAHAVDREARVQRALSQVGFPVARIDGYCADRSVIGSEFYVMQLVEGRIFWNATFPGVSRDARPSYFNAMCDVIAQLHSVDPASIGLGDYGKPGSYFARQISRWSRQYQEDPDAGRDANMERLVKELPGLVPSGDEVSIVHGDFRCDNLIFHPSEPRVVAVLDWELSTLGHPLADFAYHAMMYRMPPHIVAGLAGADLAALNIPREAEYIESYCRATGRDAIADWQFYVAFNFFRLAAIMHGIAGRALRGTASSTQAIERGKTFPELATLAVRALEDPL
- a CDS encoding acyl-CoA dehydrogenase; the protein is MSGFGAERTQEIADRVERFVRDVVVPFERDPRRDHHDCPKDELVAELRELARAAGVLTPHILPDGSHLTQSETAIVLAKTGLSPLGPLACNTAAPDEGNMYLLGKIGSPEIKERFLKPLVEGCARSAFFMTEPAEEGGAGSDPSMMTTTCRLDGNQWVVNGRKAFITGARGAQVGIVMAKAEEGACMFLVDLPDPAITIDHVPNTIDSSMPGGHAVVTIRNLRIPADQMLGHPGEGFKYAQIRLAPARLSHCMRWLGACIRANEIATRYANRRQAFGKTLIDHEGVGFMLADNLIDLKQAELMIAWCASVLDTGSLGTNESSMAKVAVSEALMRVADRCVQVMGGTGVTNETIVEQVFREVRAFRIYDGPTEVHKWSLAKKIKRDWRKANP
- a CDS encoding SDR family NAD(P)-dependent oxidoreductase codes for the protein MQIKGTAAIVTGGASGLGGATAELLAAAGAKVAILDLNTELGEAHAKTIGGHFIKADVTDEDGVEQALEAAERMHGKARILVNCAGLGPPGKAIGRDGKALPLRDFARTINVNLIGSFNVLSKFAARLHAADTVGEERGVVVNTASVAAYDGQIGQAAYSASKGGIVGMTLPLAREFARYGIRVMTIAPGIFLTPLLMSLPEEAQKSLGKQVPFPSRLGHPSEFAQMVESIVANPMLNGETIRLDGAIRMAPK
- a CDS encoding acetyl-CoA C-acyltransferase produces the protein MSMSDPVVIASYARTPIGSFQGALARFKATELGAAATKAAVERAGIEAERVNQVMMGCVLPAALGQAPARQVALGAGLPLSAQATTVNKMCGSGMQAAILAHDALAVGSADVVVAGGMESMTNAPYALPKHRGGARIGHDRIVDTMMMDGLEDAYIPGKAMGAFAEDAAREYQFGRDAQDAYALRSLDRARTAISSGAFADEIVAMPAAAKNGPVVDTDEQPGKAKPEKISLLKPAFAADGTITPANASSISDGAAALVMTRRSIAEKLGLPIAATIRAHAAHAHAPALFTTAPAPAIQKALAKAGWSASQVDLYEINEAFAVVAMIAARELDIPAEKLNVNGGATALGHPIGASGARIIVTLIAALKARGLRRGLASLCIGGGEATAMAIEI
- a CDS encoding acyl-CoA dehydrogenase family protein, with translation MILSETQAAIRDEVRKFAQQRIAPHARDFEQAKGYPAQLFEELAGLGLMGMIAPEEQGGAGADYVSYAASLIEIAAADGALSTILSIQNSLIVSGLLKDGTPAQRASFLPSLISGRMIGAFALTEAEAGSDASALRTRATRAGSGYKLNGAKQFISSGRTAGLAIVFAVTDPSAGKRGITAFLVRTDSPGYSVERVESKLGQAASDTCALRFDDVYVEGEMRLGQEGAGYSIALSNLEAGRIGIAAQCVGMARAALEAATKYAGERKSFGAPIISHQAVGFRLADLAARLEAAHQLVLHAAAMKDAALPCLKEASMAKLVASETAEAVVSGALQTFGGYGYLEDFSVAKIYRDVRVCQIYEGTSDIQRMVIARELAREATARD
- a CDS encoding TetR/AcrR family transcriptional regulator, producing the protein MTDHSERPEGAATARSGRRRRVRADAQRNIEVLLQTAAKDFATSGVDVPMREIAERAGVGVGTLYRHFPTRSDLIVAVYRKEVDESVDAVLALAAKDPPGEALSRWVESYVDFIAAHRGLAAALNSGDPALEGLPAYFQQRLGPALQRLLDKAEAAGAIRGGIKPHELIHAVAMLCVPPHCGEPTDPQRMVGLLMDGIRYGAKSRPRKRPTKAMR
- a CDS encoding SDR family NAD(P)-dependent oxidoreductase — its product is MDTRSTYSANARLCPPSSGVQSMQNNKRVALVTGANKGIGLQIAKDLAKEGFAVLIGSRRLEACDAVISSVAADAQAVQLDVTDAASIAAAAKHIRKTYGRLDVLVNNAGVSHAGPQSRTPEQIMGETYLSVVTMDELRAVYETNLFGVVAVTQAMLPLLREAAAARIVNVSSMTGSLTKNADPSHPMRQYAGSYSSSKTALNAVTQAFAIELEKTNIKVNAVCPGFTATDNNKFMGPGTVEEAAREPVRVALLGPDGPSGKFTNFEGMIPW